TCTGGTTCAGCCGCGAGATCGCCACCTACGCGATCGACCACACCGACGGCGGCTACCTCACCCGCGGGCTCACCCAGGGCGTCGCGTTCGCCGTCGCGCTCACCGTGGCCGTGGTCGTCGCCGCCGCCGTCCGGCTGCGCCAGCGACGCCACCTGCGACTCGTCGGGGCCTGACCGGCGGCTGACCCGGTGCGGTCACACCCCGCCCCGGGTCAGCTCGTCCGCCCGGGCGGTCAGTGCCCGGCGTTCGGCCGGCGCAGCGCTCAGCGCGGCGGCCCGCCGGAACAGGGACGCGGCGTGGACCGGGTCGCCCCCACGGGCGGTCAGCTCGGCCTCCACGGCGAGCGTCGAAGGATAGCCGTCGAGGAGCCCGCCGGCGCGGGCCTGGGCGAGCAGTGCCAGCCCGCTCGCCGGCCCGTACGCGAAGCCGTGCGCCACCGCCCGGTTCAGCCGCACCACCGGCGACGGCTGTCGCTCGGCGAGCCGGTCGTACCAGCCCGCGATGGCCGCCCAGTCGGTGTCCGCGCCATCCCGGGCGGTGGCGTGGCAGGCGGCGATGTGCGCCTGGAGGGCGTACGGCCCCGTCGTGCCGGCACGGGTCAGCGTCGCGAGCCCCTCCGCGATGGCGGCGTGGTCCCAGCGGGAGCGGTCCTGCCGGTCGAGGGTGACCAGGTCACCGGCGGCGTCCCGCCGCGCGGCGCGACGGGAGTGCTGGAGCAGGAAGAGCGCGAGCAGCCCGGCGACCTCCGGCTGCCCGGGCAGGAGCCGGTCGACCAGCCGGGCCAGCCGGATCGCCTCGTCGGCGAAGGCGGGCTCGCCGTCTGCGTCGTATCCCCGGGTGAAGAGCAGGTAGAGCACGGCCAGCACGCCGGGCAGCCGCTCCACGAGCATCGGCCCGTCCGGCACCCGGTACGGGATGCGGGCCTGCGCGATCTTCGCCTTGGCGCGGGTCAGTCGCCGGGTCATCGTCGACTCGGTGACCAGGAAGGCGCGGGCGATGTCGGCGGTGGCGACCCCGCAGACGGTACGCAGGGTGAGCGCCACCCGTGCCTCCATCGCCAGGGCCGGGTGGCAGCAGGTGAAGACGAGTCGCAGCCGGTCGTCCACCAGATCCTCCTGCCCGGCGTCGGGCGGGGGTGTCACCTGCTCGTCGAGCAGCGCCAACTCCCGCAGCTTGCGACGTTCGGTGTCGGCGCGCCGCAGCACGTCGACGGCCCGGTTCCGGGCGACCGTCATCAGCCAGCCGCCCGGATTCGCGGGCACACCGTCCCGGGGCCAACGCTCCACCGCCAGCGCCAGGGCCTCCTGGGCGCAGTCCTCGGCGAGCGTCCAGTCGCCGGTGACCCGGATCAACGCGGCCACGATCCGCCCGAAGGACTCCCTGGTCGCGTCGGCCACCGCCCGGGACGGATCCGTCACCGGGTCAGGCGTCCGGGTCGGCGAACGGGCGCAGCTCGATCCGGCCCTCGTACGCCATGGGGTGGCTGCGGGCGACCTCGATCGCCTCGTCCAGGTCGGCGCACTCCAGCAGGTCGAAACCCACGATCACCTCCTTGGTCTCGGCGAACGGGCCGTCGGTGACGAGCAGTTCGCCGTCGCGGACGCGGACCGTCGTGGCCGCGTCCGGAGCGGCGAGCCGGTCGCCCGCGAGGCGCTGGCCCCGGGCGTCGCGCTCGGCGACCCACCGCTCGATGTCCGGCGCCGCGGTCGGGTCGGCGTCCGGCTCGGTGTCGGTGCAGACCAACATCAGGTACTTCATGTCGCACTCCTCGGTGTGGTGATTCCACCAGGGTGACGATCGGGCGGACCGTTTCCGGACAGCCACCCCGTGACATTTTCCGCACCGGTGTTCGCGTGCCGCGGCGGCCCCTCGGGTCAGCGGGCCGGCGGCGCGGCGACCGGGGGCACCGACGGGCCGAACGCGGTCAGGAACCGGTCGCGGAAGGCGTCCATCGGCCAGACCGGAGCGTCCTTCCCGGGGCGCAGCCCCTCCTGCCAGCCCCACCCGGCGATCCGGTCGAGGAGCGTCGCGTCCCGGGCCACGATCGTGATCGGCACGTCCCGGCTCGCGCCCGGCCCGGTCACCACCGGCGCCGGCTGGTGGTCACCGAGGAAGACCAGCACCAGGTCGTCGTCGCCGTACGTCTCGACGTAGGAGACCAGGGTCTCCAGCGAGTACGCGATCGCCTGCCGGTAGCCCGCGCGCACCTGCGCCGTACCCCGGCTGTCGGCGTCCTCGTCCGGGTCCTCGGTGACGGCCGCGGCGTGGGCGAACACCGAGCCGTCGCCGACGTCGTCCCAGGGGACCAGGCGCGGGATGGCCGTCCACGGCGAGTGGCTGGAGATCAGCGGGATCTCCGCCATCAGCGGCGGACGGTCCGCCCGGCCACGTTCGGTGCGCTCGAAGGCGGCGAGGGTGTACTGGTCCGGCATCGGCGCGTAGCTGAACTTCGGTCCGCGATAGCCGAGCTGCTCGGTGTCGTAGTAGCCGTCGTAGCCGAAGAAGGCGCCCTCCGGCCAGGGCTGCGTGGCCGCCGGCATGACGCCCACCGTCCGCCAGCCGGCCCGCCGGAACGCGCCGTTGAGGGTGAGCCGATCGCTGGCGAGCAGGCTGCGGTGGCGCTGCTCGTTGTCGATCCACAGACCGGACAGCAGCGTGTCGTGGGCCAGCCAGCTTCCGCCACCCGCCGTGGGTGAGCTGAGGAAGCCGCTGCGGGAGGCGTACCCCTTCGCCCGCAGCCGCCGGTCACCGGCGTCGAGCAGCGGCCCGATCTCGCCGGCGAACTCCGGGTCCTCGACGGCGTCCCGCCCGTAACTCTCCACGAACGCCAGCACCACGTCCTTGCCCCGCAGCCCGGTCAGCAGCTGGTCGCCCGGCAGGTCCTGGAACGGGTCCGTGGCCAGCTCGGTGGCGAACCTCGTGCCGTCGGTGAGCCGGTCCCGCACCTGGCCGGCGTGCGCGGCGACGAGCGCGGACGCGCCGGTGTCGGCGACCGGCACGCCGGGCGCGACCCGGACGCCGAACGCGGCGCAGGCCACCCAGGCGACGGTCAGCGCCGCGACGGCCCGGGTCGCGGGCCGTTCGTGCCGCGCCAGCAGCCGGGCCAGCCGGCGCACCGCGAGGGTCATCAGCACCAGCAGGGCGGCGGTGAGCAGCAGCGCGCCCGCGGCGGCCCCGACGGCCCCGGCCCGGCCGAAGGAGTCGCGGAGGAAGCCGAACGCGTCGTCCAGCAGCCCCCAGTCGAGCACCAGGTCGAACGGCCGGTCCAGCGCCGAGCGGAAGCCCAGGTCGGCCAGCTTCAGCACGGCCAACAGGCCGAGCAGCGGCCCGAGCAGCGCGACGGCCAGCCGCCGCCCCCGGGTCGGCAGGGCGAGCAGCAGCGCGACCGCCAGCAGACCCTCCAGCGGGATGCGCAGGAACGTCGCGGGCCGCACCTGGTCGGGCCGGTCCGGCGCGACCAGCACGGCGAGCACCAGCACGCCGGCCAACACGGTGAGCGCCCCGGCGGCCACCGGCCGGACGCGACCGCCGCGGTCGGTGGGTTCGGTGCGGTCGGCGACGGTGTCCCGGGTGGGCCCGGGCATCAGCGCAGCCACCGGTCGGTGGGGGCGCCGCCGGCCACCAGCGCCGGCGGTCGGGCCGCCAGCGCGCCCACCGGCGTCGGCGGTCGGGCCGTCGTGACGCCTACCGGCGCCCGACGGGAGGCCGCGCGCGCCGCCTCGGCGCCGGTCGCCACCGGAACCGGCGACACCACCGGCCGGGTACGCGACGCGCGGTGCCGCCACAGCCACAGCACGTCGCGGCCGAACGACTCCACGAGCAGCACCAGCGCGGCGGCGAGCAGCAGCCGCGTCGACCAGCCCGGCAGCAGACCGGCGGCGGCCACCGCCAGCACCACGCCCTGCGTCGCGGCCACCACCTTGCGCCACGGCCGGGGCGGCAGCGTGCCGCGCATCCACGGCAGCGCCCACCCGGCCGCGACGAACGCGTAGCGCATCCCACCCAGGGTCAGGACCCAGGCTCCGGCGTCCGGCGCCACGTACGCGCAGAGCACCATCAGCAGGAACGCGTCGATCTCCATGTCGAAGCGGGCGCCCAGCGCGCTGACCGTCCCGGTCCGGCGGGCCACCCGCCCGTCGACCCAGTCCAGCAGCAGCGCCACGGCGGTGAGGGTGACCAGCAGCGCGACGGGCGCGGGCCGGCGGAACGCGTCCACGGTCAGGGCGGTGACGGCGCCGACCAGCACGGCCCGGGTCAGGGTCACCCGGTCGGCCGGGCCGAGCCGGGCGGCGCCGGCGCGGCGCAGACCCCGGGTGAGCAGGACGCAGGTGACCACGCCGTACGTGGCGCCGGCCAGCAGACCCGCCGCGCCCACGCCGACCGTGCCGGCCAGCACACCGAGCAGGACGAGCTGGGCGCCGAGCCCGACCAGTGGACCGTTTCGAACTGTGGGCACCGTTCCTCCGTGTTTATGATCGACGACCCTGACAGGGAACACGGACGGCGAGGTCGTTCGGTTCGGTCGGACGCGAGACGAGGAGCAGTAGGTGACCCGTGAGGCGCACGCCTTCTGGCTCCGGACGCCGGGCGAGGGGGAGATCCGGCCGGTGACCCTGTCCACGCCCGGACCGGACGAGGTGCGCGTCCGCACCCGCTACACCGGGGTGAGCCGGGGCACCGAGACGCTGGTCTTCGGCGGCCGGGTGCCCGCCGACCAGTACGACGTGATGCGCGCGCCCTTCCAGGAGGGTGACTTCCCGGCGCCGGTGAAGTACGGCTACCTCAACGTCGGCGAGGTCGAGGAGGGCCCGGCGCGGCTGCGTGGCCGGACCGTGTTCTGCCTGTACCCGCACCAGACCGGGTACGTGGTGCCGGCCCACGCGGTCGTCCCGGTGCCCGAGGGGGTGCCGCCCGCCCGGGCGGTGCTCGCGGGGACGGTGGAGACCGCGGTGAACGCGCTGTGGGACGCGCCCCCGCTGATCGGTGACCGGATCACCGTGGTCGGGGCCGGCATGGTCGGCTGCGGCGTCGCGGCCCTGCTCGCCCGGTTCCCCGGCGTCCACGTCGAACTCGTCGACACCGACCCGGGCCGGGCCGCCGTCGCCGGGGCGCTCGGCGTCGACTT
This genomic stretch from Micromonospora krabiensis harbors:
- a CDS encoding RNA polymerase sigma factor translates to MTDPSRAVADATRESFGRIVAALIRVTGDWTLAEDCAQEALALAVERWPRDGVPANPGGWLMTVARNRAVDVLRRADTERRKLRELALLDEQVTPPPDAGQEDLVDDRLRLVFTCCHPALAMEARVALTLRTVCGVATADIARAFLVTESTMTRRLTRAKAKIAQARIPYRVPDGPMLVERLPGVLAVLYLLFTRGYDADGEPAFADEAIRLARLVDRLLPGQPEVAGLLALFLLQHSRRAARRDAAGDLVTLDRQDRSRWDHAAIAEGLATLTRAGTTGPYALQAHIAACHATARDGADTDWAAIAGWYDRLAERQPSPVVRLNRAVAHGFAYGPASGLALLAQARAGGLLDGYPSTLAVEAELTARGGDPVHAASLFRRAAALSAAPAERRALTARADELTRGGV
- a CDS encoding YciI family protein, which encodes MKYLMLVCTDTEPDADPTAAPDIERWVAERDARGQRLAGDRLAAPDAATTVRVRDGELLVTDGPFAETKEVIVGFDLLECADLDEAIEVARSHPMAYEGRIELRPFADPDA
- a CDS encoding alkaline phosphatase family protein — protein: MPGPTRDTVADRTEPTDRGGRVRPVAAGALTVLAGVLVLAVLVAPDRPDQVRPATFLRIPLEGLLAVALLLALPTRGRRLAVALLGPLLGLLAVLKLADLGFRSALDRPFDLVLDWGLLDDAFGFLRDSFGRAGAVGAAAGALLLTAALLVLMTLAVRRLARLLARHERPATRAVAALTVAWVACAAFGVRVAPGVPVADTGASALVAAHAGQVRDRLTDGTRFATELATDPFQDLPGDQLLTGLRGKDVVLAFVESYGRDAVEDPEFAGEIGPLLDAGDRRLRAKGYASRSGFLSSPTAGGGSWLAHDTLLSGLWIDNEQRHRSLLASDRLTLNGAFRRAGWRTVGVMPAATQPWPEGAFFGYDGYYDTEQLGYRGPKFSYAPMPDQYTLAAFERTERGRADRPPLMAEIPLISSHSPWTAIPRLVPWDDVGDGSVFAHAAAVTEDPDEDADSRGTAQVRAGYRQAIAYSLETLVSYVETYGDDDLVLVFLGDHQPAPVVTGPGASRDVPITIVARDATLLDRIAGWGWQEGLRPGKDAPVWPMDAFRDRFLTAFGPSVPPVAAPPAR
- a CDS encoding CDP-alcohol phosphatidyltransferase family protein, with product MPTVRNGPLVGLGAQLVLLGVLAGTVGVGAAGLLAGATYGVVTCVLLTRGLRRAGAARLGPADRVTLTRAVLVGAVTALTVDAFRRPAPVALLVTLTAVALLLDWVDGRVARRTGTVSALGARFDMEIDAFLLMVLCAYVAPDAGAWVLTLGGMRYAFVAAGWALPWMRGTLPPRPWRKVVAATQGVVLAVAAAGLLPGWSTRLLLAAALVLLVESFGRDVLWLWRHRASRTRPVVSPVPVATGAEAARAASRRAPVGVTTARPPTPVGALAARPPALVAGGAPTDRWLR
- a CDS encoding zinc-dependent alcohol dehydrogenase — its product is MTREAHAFWLRTPGEGEIRPVTLSTPGPDEVRVRTRYTGVSRGTETLVFGGRVPADQYDVMRAPFQEGDFPAPVKYGYLNVGEVEEGPARLRGRTVFCLYPHQTGYVVPAHAVVPVPEGVPPARAVLAGTVETAVNALWDAPPLIGDRITVVGAGMVGCGVAALLARFPGVHVELVDTDPGRAAVAGALGVDFAAPDDAASGRDLVVHASATGAGLQRSLELLRPEGTVVELSWYGDRPVELSLGGAFHSGRLTVRGSQVGTIAPARRATRTFGDRLALALDLLDDPVFDALITGASRFTDLPDVLPRLTSGELPALCHLITYDGE